One window from the genome of Hippoglossus hippoglossus isolate fHipHip1 chromosome 6, fHipHip1.pri, whole genome shotgun sequence encodes:
- the LOC117763134 gene encoding uncharacterized protein LOC117763134 encodes MEEPELPADDRRFHRFRRFPVWIIEHVWTHRTMDIQQVVDPSDWPDVDLQPLSTEDSWRLRVASAQMFCIVKNRDMEHFERVMKFLEATFRLLPRLVAPIKHMKIMFGLKTLVVMWMLRQRRGMVDTVFKITKFFPNKLPQYQDQCNQHEMFLMRKNHLDFRVLAQALAMDQDKLEYYVKKQMQQQYGEHYAQKVEDRLLQYLQELEAALPGDTFIDKILKKESPVTEEEKLLLDVITSDSTTIAITLRKLLHCDAASCRQASEHGATQVGNSGPTKCVVCICSSKSLFSSVEDKTPQEFQPEVLKREDVAAQEVSGESHNHPDVGRRLQSKEGDEMISCAQETSLRASEAASSPQFCSKHQRWVKSILQECPDECSEELQLQADAPSSPPLFQLSSCTSSSQDLTPSDLIPCPPDRQLTPSQTATRPPPASEQGNLEDERCSGSASAGSLPQCCSRDAPLPSLLSPVVSLMDITSVRGSCPFLKPHHASPNTFIVSRNKLPASTPQALTSPQDCESAAPTNPSNTTNRSQTSPVSHEASTFSSCQKPPPQTFLRLSLKHRRALTASRRPQTPDVAEQFKPAPASHRPLSHLRVSSPSAHESSPSASRSEALSSNRNPPPPRSTRQNNSPLQSQSDPRTAASSSTSNTDHPSVRSEARGAQLRSSERSRAVLLQPYVSLTRLSAQECHRLTRSRRVESESQGDEDKVSDSSFDLNILYSSRSSSGDDSFDSDPDYKPPAEKKRRWSEYEEQKS; translated from the exons ATGGAGGAACCGGAGCTGCCCGCTGACGACAGACGGTTCCACAGGTTCCGCAGGTTCCCGGTGTGGATCATAGAACACGTGTGGACTCACAGGACGATGGACATTCAGCAAG TTGTGGACCCCTCTGATTGGCCAGATGTGGACTTGCAGCCTCTGAGCACCGAGGACTCGTGGAGGCTGCGTGTTGCGTCTGCTCAGATGTTCTGCATCGTGAAGAACAGGGACATGGAGCACTTTGAAAGAGTGATGAAGTTTCTGGAAGCCACGTTCAGACTTCTACCCAGACTGGTGGCTCCCATCAAACACATGAAGATCATGTTTGGACTTAAAACCCTG GTCGTCATGTGGATGCTCAGACAGCGTCGAGGGATGGTTGATACTGTGTTTAAAATCACCAAGTTCTTCCCAAATAAACTCCCTCAATATCAGGATCAGTGT AACCAACACGAGATGTTCCTCATGAGGAAGAACCATCTGGACTTCAGGGTTCTAGCTCAGGCTCTCGCTATGGACCAGGACAAACTGGAATATTATGTCAAG aaacagatgcagcagcagtaCGGGGAACATTATGCACAGAAAGTCGAGGACAGGCTGCTGCAATatctgcaggagctggaggctgcGCTACCTGGAGACACTTTCATCGacaag ATCCTGAAGAAGGAAAGTCCTGTTACtgaagaggagaagctgctgctggatgttATCACATCCGACTCCACGACCATAGCAATAACTCTGAGGAAGCTGCTGCACTGtg atgcaGCTTCCTGTCGTCAGGCATCAGAACACGGAGCGACTCAAGTGGGAAACTCTGGACCCACAAAGTGCGTTGTGTGCATCTGCTCCTCAAAGAGTCTCTTCTCGTCAGTGGAAGATAAAACTCCCCAAGAGTTCCAGCCTGAGGTTTTAAAACGAGAAGATGTGGCAGCACAGGAAGTGTCTGGAGAGAGTCACAATCATCCAGATGTTGGGAGACGTCTACAATCGAAGGAGGGCGATGAGATGATCAGTTGTGCTCAGGAAACCAGCCTGAGAGCGAGTGAAGCGGCTTCGTCTCCTCAGTTCTGCTCCAAACACCAGCGCTGGGTGAAGAGCATCCTGCAGGAGTGTCCTGACGAGTgttcagaggagctgcagcttcaggccGACGCTCCCTCATCTCCACCGCTGTTCCAGTTGTCCTCCtgcacctcttcatcacaggacCTCACCCCATCTGACCTCATCCCGTGTCCCCCCGACCGACAGCTCACACCTTCACAGACCGCCACCCGCCCTCCGCCAGCATCAGAACAGGGGAACCTCGAAGACGAGCGGTGCTCTGGATCAGCAAGTGCTGGATCTCTGCCTCAGTGCTGCTCCAGAGACGCTCCTCTGCCCTCTCTGTTGTCCCCGGTCGTCAGCCTGATGGACATCACGTCTGTCAGAGGGAGCTGTCCCTTCCTCAAACCCCATCATGCCTCTCCAAATACTTTTATCGTGTCTCGAAACAAGTTGCCAGCTTCCACTCCTCAGGCTCTAACTTCTCCTCAAGACTGTGAAAGTGCTGCCCCGACAAATCCCTCAAACACAACCAACAGATCACAAACGTCTCCTGTCTCTCATGAGGCTTCTACATTTTCCAGCTGTCAAAAACCACCTCCTCAGACTTTTCTCAGACTTTCATTAAAGCACAGACGAGCTTTAACTGCCTCCAGACGACCACAGACTCCGGATGTAGCCGAGCAGTTCAAACCGGCTCCTGCTTCCCATCGGCCCTTGTCCCACCTCCGTGTCTCTTCGCCTTCTGCACACGAgtcttctccctctgcctctcgaTCTGAGGCTCTGTCCTCAAACAGAAACCCTCCACCTCCCAGATCGACTCGACAGAACAACAGTCCTCTTCAGTCGCAGAGTGACCCACGCACCGCTgcatcctcctccacctccaacACTGACCACCCCTCTGTGAGGTCAGAGGCCCGCGGCGCCCAGCTGAGGTCATCAGAGCGGAGTCGGGCCGTGCTGCTGCAGCCGTACGTGAGCCTGACCAGGCTGAGCGCTCAGGAGTGTCACCGACTGACCAGGAGCCGGCGTGTGGAGTCTGAGTCACAAGGCGACGAGGACAAAGTTTCTGACTCCTCTTTCGATTTGAACATTCTTTACTCCAGTCGTTCTTCCAGCGGCGACGATTCGTTCGACTCTGACCCCGACTACAAACCCCCCGCTGAGAAGAAAAGACGATGGTCAGAGTATGAGGAGCAGAAATCCTGA
- the tat gene encoding tyrosine aminotransferase — MDDKSYLVKMNGNGVHGKTALNAKTLSGTVVNGRGVLGNGVNHVSMNGSLYPAKVKSRRQRWEVKPSEMANNTLNPIRSIVDEMKLTPNRDKPMIALSIGDPTVFGNLPTDQVVLQAVKDAVDSQKFNGYAPSVGYLKSRQALANFYSCPEAPLEAEDVILTSGCSHAIDLAISVLCNPGDNILVPCPGFSLYKTLAVSMGINVKLYNLLPEKSWEVDLQQMESLIDERTSCVIVTNPSNPCGSVYSKEHLQKILKVASRHCVPILADEIYCDMVLPGCSCPSMASLSSDVPVISCGGLAKRWLVPGWRMGWILIHDRNDILGSAIRQGLVKLTQRILGACSLIQGALEGILNNTPQSFYNNTISLLKSNAEICFNELSTVAGLNPVKTSGAMYLMVGMDMDHFPDFKNDVDFTERLVTEQSVFCLPASAFEYPNFFRIVLTVPKEMMVEACSRIREFCLCHYRPNSRDSGNDLDQ; from the exons ATGGATGACAAGTCGTACTTGGTTAAGATGAACGGGAACGGAGTCCACGGCAAAACCGCGCTCAACGCCAAAACCCTGAGTGGGACCGTGGTCAACGGGAGGGGGGTGCTGGGAAACGGCGTCAACCACGTCAGCATGAACGGCAGCTTGTACCCGGCCAAGGTGAAGAGCCGCCGGCAGAGGTGGGAGGTGAAGCCCTCAGAGATGGCCAACAACACGCTCAACCCCATCAGGAGCATCGTGGACGAGATGAAGCTCACACCCAACAGAGACAAGCCCATGATCGCTCTCTCTATAG GGGACCCCACAGTGTTCGGAAACCTGCCCACAGACCAGGTGGTGCTTCAGGCCGTGAAAGACGCCGTAGACTCGCAGAAATTCAACGGCTACGCTCCCTCTGTCG GTTATCTGAAGAGCCGACAGGCCTTGGCCAACTTTTACAGCTGCCCCGAGGCTCCACTGGAGGCAGAG GATGTGATCCTGACCAGCGGCTGCAGTCATGCCATTGACCTGGCTATCAGTGTCCTGTGTAACCCCGGGGACAACATCCTGGTGCCATGCCCGGGCTTCTCCTTATATAAGACTCTGGCCGTCTCCATGGGCATCAACGTCAAACTCTACAACCTGCTG CCGGAAAAGTCGTGGGAGGTCGACCTGCAGCAGATGGAGAGCCTGATCGACGAGAGGACTTCCTGTGTGATTGTTACCAACCCGTCCAACCCGTGTGGCTCCGTCTACAGCAAGGAGCATCTGCAGAAGATCCTCAAAG TGGCCTCCAGACACTGTGTTCCTATTCTGGCCGATGAAATCTACTGCGATATG gtGCTACCAGGCTGCAGCTGTCCTTCCATGGCGTCGCTCAGCAGTGACGTCCCCGTCATCTCCTGCGGGGGTCTGGCAAAACGCTGGCTGGTCCCCGGGTGGAGGATGGGATGGATCCTCATCCATGACAGGAATGACATACTTGGATCTGCG ATTCGTCAGGGGCTGGTGAAACTGACCCAACGTATTCTGGGAGCCTGCAGTCTGATCCAGGGGGCGCTGGAGGGCATCCTCAATAACACGCCTCAAAGCTTCTACAACAACACCATCAGCTTACTAAAG TCTAACGCAGAGATCTGCTTCAACGAGCTGTCCACTGTCGCCGGCCTGAACCCCGTCAAGACCTCAGGAGCCATGTACCTCATG gtgggGATGGACATGGATCACTTCCCAGACTTTAAGAACGATGTGGACTTCACTGAACGTCTGGTCACTGAACAGTCGGTCTTCTGTCTACCTGCCTCT GCCTTCGAGTATCCCAACTTCTTCCGCATCGTGTTGACGGTGCCGAAGGAGATGATGGTGGAGGCCTGCAGTCGGATCCGGGAGTTCTGCCTGTGCCACTATCGGCCCAACAGCCGCGATAGTGGCAACGACCTGGACCAGTGA